A region of Gemmatimonadota bacterium DNA encodes the following proteins:
- a CDS encoding phytanoyl-CoA dioxygenase family protein: MPETKKIVRSEPFVINKNMGSPMAISARDLTPKNADGLRVVLPTEKQKYDFDRNGWLLIPGVLSKDECDEMRTFAERLTKDPESIPEHERCPLGGPLQKLADHPVVVGFMNEFVAYPPLANDERYGFRLETSHLFYRDAETPGKFSPHNGNGLFRMPWDSHFYRCIPGKAWSGLTRVVWEFNPVKKGQGSTLFVPGSHKAAYPAPETVRDPESTMWETYSCPPGSLLFFTEAITHSAHPWTNTENNRLAVFNLYNIVASRWHSWLPPEKLIESMPPLRQTLFSEPYNEKVDTFFPRTTAYMDG, translated from the coding sequence ATGCCAGAAACAAAAAAAATCGTCCGGTCGGAACCCTTTGTGATCAACAAAAACATGGGCAGCCCGATGGCGATATCCGCCAGAGACCTCACGCCAAAAAATGCGGATGGTCTGCGCGTAGTCTTGCCAACGGAAAAACAAAAATACGACTTTGATCGCAATGGTTGGCTCTTAATCCCCGGCGTACTCTCAAAAGACGAATGCGACGAAATGCGGACCTTTGCCGAACGATTGACCAAAGACCCCGAAAGCATACCCGAACACGAACGCTGTCCGCTCGGCGGACCATTGCAAAAACTGGCCGACCACCCCGTTGTCGTCGGATTCATGAACGAATTTGTAGCATATCCTCCCCTCGCCAACGACGAGCGATACGGATTCAGACTGGAAACATCCCACCTGTTTTACCGCGACGCTGAAACGCCCGGAAAATTTAGTCCACATAACGGCAATGGCCTGTTTCGCATGCCCTGGGACTCCCACTTTTACCGGTGCATCCCCGGCAAAGCCTGGAGCGGACTAACGCGCGTCGTATGGGAATTTAACCCTGTCAAAAAAGGCCAGGGCAGCACATTATTTGTACCGGGCAGCCACAAAGCCGCTTATCCAGCACCCGAAACCGTCCGCGACCCCGAATCAACCATGTGGGAAACATATAGCTGTCCACCCGGATCGCTGTTATTCTTCACCGAAGCAATCACGCACAGCGCACATCCCTGGACCAACACCGAAAACAATCGCCTCGCCGTATTCAACCTCTACAATATCGTCGCCAGCCGATGGCATTCGTGGTTACCCCCTGAAAAACTCATCGAATCCATGCCCCCCTTAAGACAAACGCTCTTCAGCGAACCGTACAACGAAAAAGTGGATACATTCTTCCCACGCACAACAGCGTATATGGACGGATAA
- a CDS encoding Gfo/Idh/MocA family oxidoreductase, with protein MNGYRIGIVGCGGIAHRHIAGYRKVAHDLGEVVAGCDIDKEQLNRYCDQYDIPNRFTNAADMIASGEIDVISLLTPPAVRHDVIFPAIEKGIHLLVEKPFGETLCDAVSFVEAAEKVGVTLAVNHQLGFMEDVVAMRDIINSGEIGDIRYISHDELKNRTQVRGWRSREQRLEISIFSIHLIDRIRTLADSPPQSVSAVARHWNPDVKGETFTSLTVQFENGIVGTMVSNWHGLTLSECRLRIDATKGSALSVKKVVLADTATLHTHPLNGKKETREFNREGAFTHAMGESMNHLMDSARRGAEPVHSGRGNLHTMQIVDAAYLSAQRGGQMVEVAEIK; from the coding sequence ATGAACGGATATCGGATAGGAATTGTAGGATGTGGTGGAATAGCACATCGGCACATTGCGGGATATCGGAAAGTCGCGCACGACCTGGGAGAAGTCGTCGCAGGATGCGATATAGACAAAGAGCAACTGAACAGATATTGCGACCAATACGACATACCCAATCGCTTTACAAATGCGGCAGACATGATCGCATCGGGAGAAATTGACGTCATCAGCCTGTTAACACCCCCTGCTGTGCGTCATGACGTAATCTTCCCCGCAATTGAAAAAGGAATCCATCTCCTCGTCGAAAAACCATTCGGCGAAACATTGTGCGATGCAGTCTCCTTTGTCGAAGCCGCGGAAAAAGTGGGCGTAACCCTGGCGGTCAACCACCAACTGGGATTCATGGAAGACGTCGTCGCAATGCGCGACATCATCAACTCGGGTGAAATTGGCGACATACGTTATATATCGCACGACGAACTAAAAAACCGGACCCAGGTACGCGGGTGGCGAAGCCGGGAACAACGCCTGGAAATCAGCATCTTTAGCATCCACCTCATCGACCGCATCCGCACACTGGCAGATAGTCCACCCCAAAGCGTATCAGCCGTAGCCCGCCATTGGAATCCAGATGTCAAAGGCGAAACCTTTACCAGCCTGACAGTACAATTTGAAAATGGCATCGTCGGCACCATGGTCTCCAACTGGCATGGCTTAACCCTATCGGAATGTCGATTGCGCATAGACGCCACAAAAGGCTCGGCACTATCCGTCAAAAAAGTCGTACTCGCCGACACAGCCACATTGCACACCCATCCCCTGAACGGAAAAAAGGAAACACGCGAATTCAATCGCGAAGGGGCATTCACACACGCAATGGGTGAAAGCATGAACCACCTGATGGACTCCGCGCGGCGCGGCGCAGAACCCGTGCACAGTGGACGAGGGAATTTACACACCATGCAAATCGTCGATGCGGCCTATTTATCGGCACAACGCGGTGGACAAATGGTAGAAGTAGCGGAAATAAAATAA
- a CDS encoding phytanoyl-CoA dioxygenase family protein gives MTTDCPTTPEDIAQYQKRGFISYPNFFTPEDLRELADALDHAVAINRARIKGAENAGRGRPEYELVFNQMVNLWTDYAGARKIALNKRLAESARRLSQAKQIRIYHDHALIKPPGVKSRETNWHQDFPYWSGMDRPGALSAWVAIDDVYIENGCMHFVPGSHKFGKQESVSLTTQGESIVQKMKERGHKVAEPETIELPAGGVTFHHGCNFHYAGPNLSDEPRRAFAIIYIPDYVLFTGKNDAAGAQDEMEIGKPWDHPLHPVIKEAKNVDP, from the coding sequence ATGACCACAGATTGCCCCACAACCCCTGAAGACATCGCGCAATATCAAAAAAGGGGATTCATCAGCTATCCCAACTTCTTCACGCCCGAAGACCTCCGGGAACTCGCAGACGCGCTCGACCACGCCGTAGCAATCAACCGCGCCAGAATCAAAGGCGCAGAAAACGCGGGACGGGGCAGACCCGAATACGAACTCGTATTTAATCAAATGGTCAACCTCTGGACCGACTATGCAGGCGCGCGAAAAATCGCCCTGAACAAACGCCTCGCAGAATCCGCCCGCCGGCTATCACAAGCCAAACAAATCCGCATCTACCACGACCACGCACTCATAAAACCACCCGGCGTCAAAAGCCGGGAAACCAACTGGCACCAGGACTTCCCGTACTGGTCTGGCATGGACCGCCCGGGCGCACTCTCCGCCTGGGTCGCAATCGATGATGTCTATATCGAAAACGGCTGCATGCACTTCGTCCCCGGAAGCCACAAATTCGGCAAACAAGAAAGCGTGAGCCTGACCACTCAGGGCGAAAGCATCGTCCAAAAAATGAAAGAACGCGGACACAAAGTCGCTGAACCGGAAACCATAGAACTGCCAGCCGGCGGCGTCACCTTCCACCACGGATGCAACTTCCACTATGCGGGACCCAACCTCAGCGACGAACCCCGCCGCGCATTCGCCATCATCTACATCCCCGACTACGTCCTCTTCACCGGCAAAAACGACGCAGCGGGCGCGCAAGACGAAATGGAAATCGGCAAACCCTGGGACCACCCCCTGCATCCCGTCATAAAGGAGGCCAAAAATGTTGACCCCTGA
- a CDS encoding phytanoyl-CoA dioxygenase family protein, translating into MATVDTRTHGLTAEEREAYAKDGFFIRPKAFDTYEIDALRDRIEDLVELIETSDVLPEKQKQAILKRNAGTKATSGPASLNSITRLHRFSALVRSHIRDPRRLEAVTQVVGSDLFCPNDLYFFKPPGTGRPIAWHQDSWYFRNTYISSIGDAIEQASIGTWLALDDADEENGCLWVIPGSHRLGVVDHSQVESDEYLLQKKLTVSDEMEKRATPVEVPKGALVFFNNALFHRSTPNRSDRFRRAYIVHYMKATIQHTNTRNRQRIDEETKHWGTTEMYICGVPGTIQTTPEKESMNWDSALGRTLTEDDIRIKRK; encoded by the coding sequence ATGGCAACAGTTGACACCAGAACACATGGCTTAACCGCGGAAGAGCGCGAGGCTTACGCAAAAGACGGATTCTTCATCCGACCAAAAGCCTTCGATACGTATGAGATCGACGCACTGCGCGACAGAATTGAAGACCTCGTAGAACTCATCGAAACCTCTGACGTACTGCCAGAAAAACAGAAACAAGCAATCCTGAAACGCAACGCCGGAACCAAAGCGACTTCTGGGCCTGCATCGTTAAACAGCATAACGCGACTTCACAGATTCAGCGCCCTGGTGCGATCCCACATCCGCGACCCGAGGCGACTGGAGGCGGTCACACAGGTCGTAGGATCGGATTTATTCTGTCCAAACGACCTGTACTTCTTCAAACCCCCGGGCACCGGACGGCCCATCGCGTGGCACCAGGACTCCTGGTACTTCCGAAACACGTATATCAGCAGCATAGGCGACGCCATAGAGCAAGCCTCAATTGGAACCTGGCTGGCACTGGATGATGCAGATGAAGAAAACGGATGTTTATGGGTAATCCCCGGCAGCCACCGCCTGGGTGTAGTCGATCACAGCCAGGTCGAAAGCGATGAGTACTTATTGCAAAAAAAATTGACCGTATCCGACGAAATGGAAAAACGAGCAACACCAGTGGAAGTCCCCAAGGGCGCACTCGTATTTTTCAACAATGCCCTATTTCACCGCAGCACACCCAACAGATCAGATCGGTTTCGGCGGGCCTATATCGTACACTACATGAAAGCAACCATTCAGCACACCAATACCCGGAACAGGCAAAGGATAGACGAAGAGACGAAGCACTGGGGCACAACTGAGATGTACATCTGCGGCGTGCCCGGAACCATACAAACAACACCCGAAAAAGAAAGCATGAACTGGGACAGCGCACTGGGACGAACATTGACAGAAGACGACATTCGGATAAAAAGGAAATAA
- a CDS encoding sulfatase-like hydrolase/transferase produces the protein MDQNRPNILFIMTDEQRFDHLGRVNPAVKTPHIDALANDGVLFTRAYTPNPSCVPARAGIFTGKYPHQCAAPTFITYLPAHEKTFMSYLQEAGYYTAVIGKQHFGESKIERGYNHEDIIDSHSPAPQNPNRNSYNQWLWDSGFKHRNELIQGNPEIRRYSEWKADPKYHVDHYVGDRGREWIESGRPEERPWFCWISFPGPHGPIDCGNLPQADLYDPAEIDMPETNFEMLAQKPPHNSLRGGPERQQPFTKDEIRKLRHAYYANVTLIDEKIGAIVQALKNSGAYDNTLIFFTSDHGDFMGDFQLMAKGQNIMEVLMRIPFVIKPPQGGVREKVESSLISAIDIAATCLTVAGAEVPEHMASRDLSHYWSHAEDLDDQDELYMEASGIRCLRTRRWKIGHYWNKPYGELYDLKNDPWEKENLWDRQDIAELKSKLQKRLLDKLIELSPRSYIAWNHGAPEL, from the coding sequence ATGGACCAGAACCGACCAAATATCCTGTTCATAATGACCGATGAGCAGCGATTTGACCACCTGGGACGTGTAAACCCTGCGGTAAAAACACCGCACATAGACGCCCTGGCCAATGATGGCGTTCTATTCACCCGGGCATATACACCCAATCCATCCTGTGTACCTGCACGCGCAGGAATATTCACGGGGAAATATCCCCACCAGTGCGCGGCACCCACCTTTATCACCTACTTGCCAGCGCACGAAAAGACATTCATGAGTTATTTGCAAGAAGCGGGATATTACACAGCAGTCATTGGAAAACAGCACTTTGGCGAATCGAAAATTGAACGGGGTTATAACCACGAAGACATTATAGACAGCCACAGCCCCGCACCTCAGAATCCAAATCGCAACTCCTATAACCAGTGGTTGTGGGACTCCGGATTTAAGCACCGCAATGAATTAATTCAGGGAAATCCCGAAATCAGACGATATTCGGAATGGAAAGCGGACCCAAAATACCACGTCGATCACTACGTAGGTGACCGGGGCCGCGAATGGATAGAAAGCGGCAGGCCCGAAGAACGCCCCTGGTTTTGCTGGATCTCATTCCCAGGCCCACACGGCCCCATTGACTGTGGCAATCTCCCCCAGGCCGACCTGTACGACCCGGCAGAAATCGACATGCCAGAGACAAATTTTGAGATGCTGGCACAAAAACCCCCGCACAACTCACTTCGAGGCGGACCCGAGCGCCAACAGCCTTTTACAAAAGATGAAATACGCAAACTGCGGCACGCTTATTACGCAAACGTAACACTCATAGATGAAAAAATCGGCGCAATCGTACAGGCATTAAAAAATAGCGGTGCCTATGACAACACCCTCATATTCTTCACCAGCGACCACGGCGATTTCATGGGCGACTTCCAACTCATGGCAAAAGGACAAAACATAATGGAAGTACTCATGCGCATACCCTTTGTAATCAAACCTCCCCAAGGCGGCGTACGCGAAAAAGTAGAATCATCTCTCATCTCGGCAATTGATATTGCAGCTACCTGTTTAACGGTCGCTGGCGCAGAAGTACCCGAACACATGGCATCACGCGACCTGTCGCATTATTGGTCCCATGCAGAAGACCTGGACGACCAGGACGAATTGTACATGGAAGCATCGGGCATTCGGTGCTTGCGCACCCGACGCTGGAAAATCGGGCATTATTGGAACAAACCCTATGGCGAACTCTACGACCTGAAAAACGACCCCTGGGAAAAAGAAAACCTGTGGGACCGCCAGGACATAGCAGAATTAAAATCCAAATTGCAAAAACGTTTACTGGACAAACTGATCGAACTGAGTCCGCGGTCTTATATCGCGTGGAATCACGGCGCACCTGAATTATAA
- a CDS encoding phytanoyl-CoA dioxygenase family protein encodes MDNNGTVTPYIIDKNLGSPMDDYSDVLPKKNGDGLDIIEPTAEQKYRFDKDGWLLVPGVLNEQDIKEMREYCIQLHFDPQSLPEHERTPLAGPTQKLIDHPLVVGMMNEFMANPRLSSPNCYGFSLAANGLWYRTAPNRRNEGKREARQFSPHNGNGLYRLPGDAHYYNAFPGKANSAHTRVVWELNPVKHKQGGTLLVTGSHKAVYTAPNEIQDPDSSIWTTYSCPAGSVLLFAEATTHSAHPWTNEENDRIAIANLYNFVDGGHARLLRPDPRILNAMPPIRQTLFRERFAGQNVVR; translated from the coding sequence ATGGACAACAATGGAACCGTAACACCTTATATCATCGACAAAAATCTGGGCAGCCCAATGGACGACTACTCAGATGTATTGCCAAAAAAAAATGGCGACGGATTAGACATCATCGAACCGACCGCAGAGCAGAAATACCGGTTCGACAAAGACGGATGGCTCTTAGTCCCAGGCGTATTGAACGAACAGGACATCAAAGAAATGCGGGAATATTGTATTCAACTGCACTTCGACCCCCAATCGCTCCCCGAACACGAACGCACCCCGCTGGCAGGTCCCACACAGAAATTGATAGATCACCCTCTGGTAGTCGGCATGATGAACGAATTCATGGCTAATCCTCGTCTATCAAGCCCCAATTGTTATGGATTCAGCCTGGCCGCCAATGGACTCTGGTATAGAACCGCACCCAATCGGCGAAATGAAGGCAAAAGAGAAGCCCGTCAATTTAGCCCACACAATGGCAATGGACTATACCGCCTGCCCGGCGACGCGCACTATTACAACGCCTTCCCCGGCAAAGCCAACAGCGCGCATACCCGCGTAGTTTGGGAATTGAACCCCGTCAAACACAAACAGGGCGGCACACTCCTCGTAACGGGCAGCCACAAAGCCGTGTACACCGCACCCAACGAAATACAAGACCCCGACTCCAGCATCTGGACGACCTATTCCTGCCCAGCAGGCTCGGTCCTGCTTTTCGCAGAAGCAACAACACACAGCGCGCATCCGTGGACCAATGAAGAAAACGACCGCATCGCCATCGCCAACCTCTACAACTTCGTAGATGGCGGTCACGCCAGACTATTGCGACCCGACCCCCGCATCCTGAACGCCATGCCCCCGATTCGCCAGACCCTGTTCAGAGAGCGATTCGCCGGTCAAAATGTCGTCAGGTAA
- a CDS encoding sulfatase, translating into MPDKRPNILYIMTDDHGTGALSCYGSQINHTPNMDRIANGGMRLDNCYVTYSLCSPSRASILTGKYAHLHGQTSIGGNIFDGTQQTFPRLLQDAGYQTAVIGKWHLHSIPTGFDHYSVMWNQGSYFDPIFIEPGAHGPVWKESRGYSTDLVTDKCLDWLKGRNPEQPFMLLCHFKSPHYNWEPDEKHQAMYQDETIPEPETFDHNFGDSPVPPEALQVKLETVHEQWNITHWDAMPEGLSMQQQKRRNYQYFIKDYLRCVASVDDNIGRLLDYLDEQNLVENTVVAYTSDNGMFQGEHGWVDKKMMYEESLRVPFLIRYPREIAAGTHTSDMVINLDYAPTFLEYAGQPIPTDIQGKSLVPLLKGHPPDNWRTAFYYQHFDIHPDGELANCGVRTKNYKLIWYNHNYDHYQLFDTQKDPSETRDVSEDPEYASTVSEMKALLQEEREKAGLTNEIEQQIFNSDNIPQTRKQMNALLQTIDTNTAKEKQ; encoded by the coding sequence ATGCCAGATAAACGCCCCAACATCCTCTACATCATGACCGACGACCATGGAACCGGTGCCCTGAGTTGCTACGGCAGCCAGATCAACCACACCCCCAACATGGACCGCATTGCCAACGGAGGAATGCGCCTGGACAATTGTTATGTAACCTACTCCTTGTGCTCGCCCAGCCGCGCCTCCATCTTAACCGGAAAATACGCACATCTCCACGGACAAACATCAATCGGTGGAAATATCTTTGACGGCACACAGCAGACATTCCCCCGCCTACTACAGGACGCAGGATATCAAACAGCAGTCATCGGAAAATGGCACCTGCACAGCATACCAACTGGCTTTGATCACTACAGCGTCATGTGGAATCAAGGCTCTTATTTTGACCCCATATTTATCGAACCCGGTGCGCATGGCCCTGTATGGAAAGAAAGCCGGGGATATTCGACAGACCTGGTAACCGACAAATGCCTGGACTGGCTCAAAGGGCGAAACCCCGAACAACCCTTTATGCTCCTGTGTCATTTTAAGTCCCCCCATTACAACTGGGAGCCGGACGAAAAACACCAGGCGATGTACCAGGACGAAACAATCCCCGAACCAGAGACATTTGACCACAACTTTGGAGACAGCCCGGTACCTCCCGAAGCATTGCAAGTCAAGCTCGAAACCGTCCATGAACAATGGAATATCACCCACTGGGACGCCATGCCCGAAGGATTATCCATGCAGCAACAAAAACGCAGAAACTACCAGTACTTCATCAAAGACTACCTCCGCTGTGTAGCCTCGGTAGATGACAATATCGGGCGACTCCTCGACTACCTCGACGAACAGAACCTCGTCGAAAATACAGTCGTAGCATATACCTCAGACAACGGGATGTTTCAGGGCGAACACGGCTGGGTCGATAAAAAAATGATGTACGAAGAAAGCCTGCGGGTCCCATTCTTAATCCGGTACCCCAGAGAAATCGCAGCGGGAACCCACACAAGTGACATGGTCATCAACCTCGACTATGCACCGACCTTCCTGGAATATGCCGGGCAGCCCATCCCCACAGACATCCAGGGAAAAAGTCTGGTCCCCCTCCTGAAAGGACACCCACCGGACAATTGGCGAACCGCGTTCTACTATCAACACTTCGACATCCACCCCGACGGCGAACTGGCAAACTGCGGCGTACGCACCAAAAATTACAAACTCATCTGGTACAACCACAACTACGACCACTACCAGCTCTTCGACACCCAAAAAGACCCCAGCGAAACCCGGGATGTATCCGAAGACCCCGAATACGCCTCAACAGTATCCGAAATGAAAGCCTTGCTACAAGAAGAACGCGAAAAAGCGGGCTTAACAAACGAAATAGAACAACAAATCTTCAACAGCGATAACATACCTCAAACGCGCAAGCAGATGAACGCGTTACTACAAACAATAGACACCAATACCGCAAAGGAAAAACAATGA
- a CDS encoding phytanoyl-CoA dioxygenase family protein: MAVATLPLTENQIDQYHRDGFLLASGLIPEAIARTGEATMWEVMGMDPHAPETWNNYSDEAIASTLQAGFKPRSKLFQHFDNQHPDLLACYTPEMMAAMAQLTGESVDLFHLPTGTLIQNIFPSNEEWAWQGAHFDGGVKAKMHKTLPGPFIINSIIYLNDIEKHGGGTVAWPGSHKPIRTLAESDPEKYEYMWQLKQDLHTVDIGDPVELEPKCGDILFFAHFCVHAATNNVRDMPRLALRSRW; encoded by the coding sequence ATGGCCGTTGCAACACTACCCCTAACAGAAAATCAGATTGACCAATACCATCGAGACGGTTTCTTGCTGGCCTCGGGATTGATTCCCGAGGCTATTGCACGCACGGGTGAAGCCACAATGTGGGAAGTCATGGGCATGGACCCTCACGCCCCGGAAACCTGGAACAACTATTCAGACGAAGCGATTGCATCCACGCTACAGGCCGGATTCAAACCCCGATCGAAATTATTTCAACACTTCGACAATCAACACCCCGACCTCCTCGCCTGTTACACGCCCGAAATGATGGCAGCAATGGCGCAATTAACCGGCGAAAGTGTAGATCTCTTTCATCTACCAACCGGCACACTCATACAAAACATCTTTCCCTCAAATGAAGAATGGGCGTGGCAAGGGGCACATTTTGACGGTGGCGTAAAAGCCAAAATGCACAAAACACTCCCCGGCCCATTCATCATCAACTCCATCATCTATCTCAACGACATTGAAAAACACGGCGGGGGAACAGTCGCGTGGCCCGGATCCCACAAACCCATTCGCACACTGGCAGAATCCGATCCCGAAAAATACGAATACATGTGGCAGCTAAAACAAGACCTGCACACCGTCGATATCGGCGACCCCGTAGAACTGGAACCAAAATGCGGCGACATATTATTCTTCGCCCACTTCTGCGTCCACGCCGCCACCAATAACGTACGCGACATGCCCCGCCTGGCACTGCGAAGCCGGTGGTAA
- a CDS encoding alpha-L-fucosidase — protein sequence MKNAKLRYRQVHLDFHTSEHCPNVGGKFDEDQFIGALKKGHVNSITIFAQCHHGWCYYPTKTDMEHPNLQTDLVGRMLAAAKKADINMPVYITVQWQEKAAREHPEWRVRRPDGGYVGRPTMHPHTPLPHGGWYRLCCNTPYLDASVLPVLTEVMDMYNPSGIFLDITGEEICTCDWCIASMHEKGLDPDNAGDRVIHSQDVYKDYLSKTTDIIWTRNPDATIYHNGSDKKGRHDLYPYWSHHEIESLPTGMWGYNHFPTNARYFTNLPDCNAIAQTGKFHRMWGEFGGFKNPVALEYEVGQIISLNCRCMVGDQLHPEGEMDEETYRIIGEAYKRVEEREPWLEDAEHVVDVAILAPSGVHKDRDLEDSEVGAGLMLMENHIPFLMLDETMDLSPYQLLILPDSVRVDNALKTKIDAFLAGGGKLLSSGESGLDPAGNGFAYDIGAEYTGPSPNDIEYVVVGDAIAQNMVRTPFLVYESGVTTKVTDGEILATAWKPYFNRTYGKFCSHRNTPYEGDAGWPSVIRKGNIIHIAQPIFRVYDDQGMQLHRDLVKNCIDLLYDDPLLQVSLPSCGRVNVTRQPQEENRLILHLMYANPIKRGDTNVIEDIIPLYNIAVSLKSDRNISRVYLAPENEDIEFAVTNGRVSFTVPKVEMNQIVVIE from the coding sequence ATGAAAAACGCCAAACTCCGCTACAGACAGGTTCATCTCGATTTCCACACCTCTGAACACTGCCCGAATGTCGGTGGCAAATTTGACGAAGACCAGTTCATCGGCGCCCTGAAAAAAGGCCATGTCAATTCCATAACCATCTTTGCACAATGCCATCACGGCTGGTGTTATTACCCCACAAAAACGGACATGGAACATCCCAACCTGCAAACCGACCTCGTCGGACGCATGCTCGCCGCAGCCAAAAAAGCCGACATCAACATGCCCGTCTATATCACCGTACAATGGCAGGAAAAAGCTGCCCGCGAACACCCCGAATGGCGCGTCAGGCGACCTGACGGGGGCTATGTGGGACGGCCAACCATGCACCCCCATACCCCCCTGCCACACGGCGGATGGTATCGCCTGTGTTGCAACACGCCCTATCTCGACGCGAGTGTCTTGCCCGTATTGACAGAAGTAATGGACATGTACAATCCCTCTGGCATATTTCTCGACATCACCGGGGAAGAAATTTGCACCTGTGACTGGTGTATCGCCAGCATGCACGAAAAAGGACTCGACCCCGATAACGCTGGAGACCGGGTTATCCACTCACAAGATGTGTACAAAGACTATCTATCCAAAACAACGGACATCATCTGGACTCGAAATCCCGACGCCACAATTTATCACAACGGCAGCGACAAAAAGGGTCGCCACGACCTCTACCCCTACTGGTCGCACCACGAAATCGAATCCCTGCCAACCGGCATGTGGGGATACAACCACTTCCCGACAAATGCGCGCTACTTCACAAACCTGCCCGACTGCAACGCAATCGCACAAACGGGCAAATTCCATCGCATGTGGGGCGAATTTGGCGGCTTCAAAAATCCAGTCGCACTGGAATACGAAGTCGGACAAATCATCTCACTAAATTGCCGCTGCATGGTAGGCGACCAACTCCATCCAGAAGGTGAAATGGACGAAGAAACCTATCGCATCATAGGCGAAGCGTACAAACGCGTTGAAGAACGCGAACCCTGGCTGGAAGATGCCGAACACGTGGTAGATGTGGCGATCCTCGCACCCTCGGGCGTACACAAAGACAGAGACCTGGAAGACAGCGAAGTCGGCGCCGGACTCATGCTCATGGAAAACCACATCCCATTCTTAATGCTCGACGAAACAATGGACCTATCCCCCTACCAACTATTAATTCTACCAGACAGCGTGCGCGTGGATAACGCACTAAAAACAAAAATCGACGCCTTTCTGGCAGGCGGCGGAAAATTACTATCATCTGGCGAAAGCGGCCTGGACCCCGCGGGAAATGGTTTTGCGTATGACATCGGAGCAGAATATACCGGACCCTCGCCCAATGATATAGAATACGTAGTCGTCGGAGACGCCATCGCCCAAAACATGGTACGCACCCCATTCCTCGTCTATGAATCCGGCGTAACCACAAAAGTGACAGACGGCGAAATACTCGCAACCGCGTGGAAACCGTATTTTAACCGCACCTACGGAAAATTCTGCTCCCACCGAAACACCCCTTATGAAGGCGACGCGGGTTGGCCCTCAGTCATCCGCAAAGGCAACATCATCCACATCGCCCAACCCATCTTCAGAGTCTATGACGATCAGGGCATGCAATTGCACCGCGACCTGGTAAAAAACTGCATCGACCTGCTCTACGACGACCCCTTATTGCAGGTCTCCCTGCCATCGTGCGGCCGCGTAAACGTAACGCGCCAACCCCAGGAAGAAAACCGGCTAATTTTGCATCTCATGTATGCCAACCCCATCAAACGGGGCGACACAAATGTAATTGAAGACATTATCCCACTGTACAATATTGCAGTCTCCCTCAAATCGGACCGCAACATATCTCGCGTATATCTCGCACCCGAAAACGAGGACATTGAATTTGCAGTAACGAACGGGCGCGTGTCATTTACCGTGCCAAAAGTCGAAATGAATCAGATTGTGGTGATTGAATAA